A portion of the Scleropages formosus chromosome 13, fSclFor1.1, whole genome shotgun sequence genome contains these proteins:
- the LOC108923071 gene encoding phosphatidylinositol-binding clathrin assembly protein-like isoform X6: MSGQSITDRITAAQHSMTGSAISKAVCKATTHEVSGPKRKHLDYLIHCTSEMNVNIPQMADTLFERTANSSWVVVFKALITTHHLMMYGNERFIQYLASRNTLFNLNNFLDKGALQGYDMSTFIRRYSRYLNEKALSYRLVAVDFTKMKRGVDGVMRTMNTEKLLKTLPIIQNQLDALLDFQANPNELTNGVINAAFMLLFKDSIRLFAAYNEGVINLLEKYFDMKKNQCKDALDIYKRFLLRMTKLSEFLKVAEQVGIDQGDIPDLTQAPSSLLEALEQHLASLEGRKIKEFSAASRASTLSTAVSSLSSTGVSISRVDEKEKQQALEEEQARLQALKDQRLKEIRMQTPGSSPSSQSLGNGNASHHSAAMDLLSSPAPVPAPAPPVNSVADLSGDLFDLQPAFVPTVQSTPSISTVPSTAWGGDLLKPTVPSQTQAPVPLYSGGKLLPSDLDASLASLVGNLHFGGMSAKKPDMQWTQPGEKKLTGGTGWQSKALGGTATTAWTPAPMPAAPVPIAHMNGMFYAGYAPAAMPFPMTTPQVPVYGMVPPQMGQMGGVPVLAPQPVVYNQPVLRPSNPFAPMPGAQMQFM, from the exons ATGTCGGGACAGTCCATCACGGATCGGATCACGGCGGCTCAGCACAGCATGACCGGCTCGGCCATCAGCAAGGCGGTGTGCAAGGCCACGACGCACGAAGTGAGCGGACCGAAGAGGAAGCACCTCGACT ATCTGATCCACTGCACCAGCGAGATGAACGTGAACATCCCCCAGATGGCTGACACACTCTTCGAGAGGACGGCCAACAGCAGTTGGGTGGTGGTGTTCAAGGCCCTCATCACCACTCACCACCTCATGATGTACGGCAATGAG AGGTTCATCCAGTATCTGGCCTCCAGAAACACACTCTTCAACTTGAACAACTTCCTGGACAAAGGCGCGTTGCAAG GCTACGACATGTCCACCTTCATCAGGCGCTACAGCCGGTACCTGAATGAGAAGGCGCTCTCCTACAGGCTGGTGGCCGTCGACTTCACGAAAATGAAAAGGGG CGTCGACGGAGTGATGCGCACCATGAACACGGAGAAGTTGCTCAAGACTTTGCCGATCATCCAGAACCAGCTGGACGCGTTGCTGGACTTCCAG GCCAACCCCAACGAGCTCACCAACGGGGTGATCAACGCCGCCTTCATGCTCCTCTTCAAGGACTCCATCCGCCTGTTCGCTGCCTACAACGAAGGAGTCATCAACCTGCTCG AGAAATATTTTGATATGAAGAAGAACCAGTGCAAAGACGCCCTGGACATTTATAAGAGATTTCTCCTCCGGATGACCAAGTTGTCCGAGTTCCTTAAAGTAGCCGAG CAAGTTGGAATTGATCAGGGTGACATCCCTGATCTGACCCAG GCTCCCAGCAGTCTCCTGGAGGCCCTGGAGCAGCACCTGGCCTCCCTGGAGGGTAGGAAGATCAAGGAGTTCTCCGCAGCCAGCAG AGCCAGCACCTTGTCCACGGCCGTGTCCTCGCTGTCCAGCACCGGTGTGTCCATCAGCCGTGTGGACgagaaggagaagcagcaggctctggaggaggagcaggccAGGCTGCAGGCGCTCAAG GACCAACGGTTGAAGGAGATCCGCATGCAGACGCCCGGCAGCTCTCCCAGCTCGCAGTCGCTAGGCAACGGCAACGCCAGCCACCACAGTGCCGCCATGGACCTCCTTTCCAGCCCCGCCCCCGTCCCTGCCCCCGCTCCCCCCGTCAACAG CGTGGCGGACCTGTCCGGCGACCTGTTTGACCTCCAGCCTGCCTTCGTTCCCACGGTGCAGAGCACGCCGTCCATCTCCACGGTGCCCAGCACTGCCTGGGGAG GCGACCTGCTGAAGCCCACAGTGCCCTCGCAGACCCAAGCGCCCGTGCCGCTGTACAGCGGAGGCAAGCTGCTGCCGTCTgacctggacgcctccctggccAGCCTCGTGGGCA ATCTGCACTTTGGAGGGATGTCGGCTAAGAA gccagaCATGCAGTGGACTCAGCCGGGCGAGAAGAAGCTCACGGGAGGCACCGGCTGGCAGTCGAAGGCCCTGGGTGGCACCGCCACCACAGCCTGGACCCCTGCACCTATGCCGGCGGCACCCGTCCCTATAGCACACATG AATGGAATGTTCTATGCCGGTTAT GCTCCTGCCGCTATGCCGTTTCCCATGACGACACCCCAAGTGCCTGTGTATGGAATG GTGCCCCCCCAAATGGGTCAGATGGGCGGGGTCCCCGTGCTCGCACCCCAGCCCGTCGTGTACAACCAGCCTGTGCTCAGACCCTCGAATCCCTTCGCTCCCATGCCAGGTGCTCAG ATGCAGTTCATGTAG